From Thalassococcus sp. S3, one genomic window encodes:
- the pbpC gene encoding penicillin-binding protein 1C, whose translation MRRWGLIALALLLLVAAGARDAFDAWIARTDLPLLLAETSVEVRDRNGALLRAYQVEEGRWRMDLSVEAVDPRYLEMLVVYEDKRFWRHGGVDLLALARAVGQVAWNGRVVSGGSTLTMQVARLLENSGTGAWPGKLRQMRLAWALERRMSKREILTLYLLHAPYGGNIEGLRAATLSWFGKEPHRLTPSEAAFLVALPQAPEARRPDRAPQAALAARDRVLSRLARAGVLTGEEQDAARETRLPDRMRPMPRYAPHLSDRVVRSRPGTMRHDLTVDLPVQRAMEVLLREAVRGKAGRLSAAIVVADHRSGEGLASVGSPVYAAGAHQGFVDMTRALRSPGSTLKPLVYGLAFDRGLVHPETLIHDGPVQIGRYAPRNFDGIFRGDIRIRDALTLSLNIPVVLLTQEMGAARLMVALRRAGVPARLSGGKPGLAVSLGGVGVSLEGLVQLYAGLAGGGEGRPLRWSADVKPAPVKRVMGEVAAWQVGHILAGLAPPPGAAAGVLAYKTGTSYGHRDAWAIGWDGRHVIGVWMGRADGTPVPGAFGGDLAAPVLFEAFNRLKPRFDPLPPPPAATLLVGAAHLPPPLQRFRPRGAGFARDAAAPQLVFPPDGAVLASGSDPLTLKLRGGTPPFAVLRDGAPLRTGIRQREVEVPRPGPGFATFSVVDAAGQADRVQIQHR comes from the coding sequence ATGAGACGCTGGGGCCTGATCGCGCTTGCGCTGCTGCTGTTGGTCGCGGCGGGCGCGCGGGACGCGTTCGATGCCTGGATCGCGCGGACGGATCTTCCGCTGCTCCTGGCCGAAACCTCTGTCGAGGTGCGGGACCGGAACGGGGCACTTTTGCGCGCCTATCAGGTGGAGGAGGGCCGATGGCGCATGGATCTGTCAGTCGAGGCCGTCGATCCCCGGTATCTCGAGATGCTGGTGGTCTATGAGGACAAGCGGTTTTGGCGCCATGGCGGCGTCGATCTGCTGGCTCTGGCACGCGCCGTCGGACAGGTGGCCTGGAACGGCCGGGTGGTCTCAGGCGGATCGACACTGACGATGCAGGTGGCGCGCCTTCTGGAGAACAGCGGCACCGGGGCCTGGCCCGGAAAGCTGCGCCAGATGCGGCTGGCCTGGGCGCTGGAGCGACGGATGAGCAAGCGGGAGATCCTGACGCTCTATCTGCTCCATGCGCCTTACGGGGGGAATATCGAAGGTCTGCGGGCGGCGACCCTGTCCTGGTTCGGCAAGGAACCGCACCGCCTGACGCCGTCCGAGGCTGCGTTTCTTGTTGCGCTGCCTCAGGCGCCCGAAGCCAGGCGACCGGACCGAGCGCCACAGGCCGCTCTTGCAGCACGCGACCGGGTGCTGAGCCGCCTTGCGCGGGCCGGAGTGCTGACCGGCGAAGAGCAAGACGCCGCGCGAGAGACCCGGCTGCCGGACCGCATGCGACCGATGCCGCGATATGCGCCTCACCTTTCCGATCGAGTGGTCCGGTCCCGCCCCGGCACGATGCGCCATGATCTTACCGTGGACCTGCCGGTACAGCGCGCGATGGAGGTGCTGTTGCGCGAGGCGGTGCGCGGCAAGGCGGGCCGCCTGTCGGCCGCGATTGTCGTTGCGGATCACAGAAGCGGGGAAGGTCTGGCGTCTGTCGGGTCTCCGGTCTATGCGGCGGGTGCGCATCAGGGTTTTGTCGATATGACCCGGGCGTTGAGATCGCCGGGGTCGACGCTGAAGCCGCTGGTCTACGGGCTGGCCTTCGACCGGGGGCTCGTCCATCCCGAAACGCTGATCCATGACGGGCCGGTGCAGATCGGACGATATGCGCCGCGGAATTTCGACGGGATCTTTCGGGGCGATATACGGATCCGCGATGCATTGACGCTGTCGCTGAATATTCCGGTCGTGTTGCTGACGCAGGAGATGGGCGCCGCGCGCCTGATGGTGGCCCTGAGGCGTGCGGGGGTGCCGGCACGACTGTCGGGTGGCAAGCCGGGTCTTGCCGTCTCTCTTGGTGGCGTTGGCGTGAGCCTTGAGGGTCTCGTGCAGCTTTACGCGGGTCTGGCAGGTGGCGGCGAGGGCCGGCCGTTGCGCTGGTCCGCGGATGTGAAGCCGGCCCCGGTCAAACGGGTGATGGGGGAGGTGGCGGCCTGGCAGGTGGGTCATATCCTGGCCGGCCTCGCGCCGCCGCCTGGCGCGGCAGCGGGCGTGCTGGCTTACAAGACGGGGACGTCCTACGGGCATCGCGACGCATGGGCCATTGGCTGGGATGGACGCCACGTGATCGGCGTCTGGATGGGGCGCGCGGACGGAACGCCGGTTCCGGGCGCCTTCGGCGGCGATCTTGCCGCACCGGTTCTGTTCGAGGCTTTCAACCGGCTCAAGCCACGCTTCGATCCGCTGCCGCCGCCTCCGGCGGCGACGCTTCTGGTCGGTGCTGCGCACCTTCCGCCACCGCTGCAAAGGTTTCGGCCAAGGGGCGCGGGCTTCGCCCGCGATGCCGCTGCGCCGCAGCTTGTCTTTCCGCCGGACGGTGCAGTCCTCGCCTCCGGCTCGGATCCGCTGACGCTCAAGCTCAGGGGCGGCACGCCTCCCTTCGCGGTGCTGCGGGACGGCGCGCCGCTGCGCACCGGCATCCGGCAGCGGGAGGTCGAGGTGCCACGTCCGGGACCAGGTTTTGCGACGTTCAGCGTGGTGGATGCCGCGGGCCAGGCTGATCGCGTTCAGATCCAACACCGATAA
- a CDS encoding 2-keto-4-pentenoate hydratase — protein sequence MFRFFSAMCLGALAAGSALAACATDAQISAFVEDYMANTPTAALAADGTMEDALCTQAKVAEALSAKMGPVIGYKAGLTSRPAQERFGVEEPVHGVLYRDMMLEDGASVPVQFGAIPMFEADLVLVVGSEAINQAQNSREVMTHLSAIHPFIELPDLTYAQGEPINAVTLTAIGVAPKLGVLGPALDVPDHDALSEMNVTVTAADGTLLAEAPGAAVLGHPANSVLWLVSKGIELKPGDLVSVGSIGPLIPPAKAKGGATVRYLGLPGDPEVSVVFEE from the coding sequence ATGTTTCGATTTTTCAGTGCCATGTGTCTGGGCGCGTTAGCGGCTGGTTCAGCGCTGGCCGCCTGTGCAACGGATGCGCAGATCTCGGCCTTTGTGGAGGATTACATGGCCAACACGCCGACGGCTGCGTTGGCGGCGGATGGCACGATGGAGGATGCGCTTTGCACGCAAGCCAAGGTGGCGGAGGCGCTGAGCGCCAAGATGGGGCCGGTCATTGGCTACAAGGCGGGGCTGACCAGTCGCCCTGCGCAGGAGCGGTTTGGCGTGGAGGAACCGGTGCACGGCGTGCTGTACCGGGACATGATGCTGGAGGATGGCGCGTCGGTGCCGGTTCAGTTCGGCGCGATCCCGATGTTCGAAGCGGATCTGGTCCTTGTGGTCGGCAGTGAAGCCATCAACCAGGCCCAGAACAGCCGGGAGGTGATGACGCATCTTTCAGCCATCCACCCCTTCATCGAATTGCCGGATCTGACCTATGCACAGGGTGAGCCGATCAACGCTGTCACGCTGACCGCCATCGGCGTGGCGCCGAAGCTGGGTGTTCTTGGGCCGGCGCTGGACGTCCCGGATCATGACGCATTGTCGGAGATGAACGTGACGGTCACCGCAGCGGACGGCACCCTGTTGGCGGAGGCCCCGGGGGCCGCGGTGCTGGGGCATCCAGCGAATTCGGTGCTTTGGCTGGTTTCAAAGGGGATTGAATTGAAGCCCGGTGATCTGGTGAGCGTCGGATCCATCGGCCCCCTGATCCCGCCGGCGAAGGCCAAAGGGGGCGCAACTGTCCGCTACCTGGGTCTGCCGGGCGATCCCGAGGTCAGCGTGGTCTTTGAAGAATAG